The sequence aaagttttgtctgTACGTAAAGttcaaaagattgcccacgttttggcacatagacagcacgtactTGCACGTACTTGCACGTACAGCTTAACGAAACAGCCCCAGCATCAGCCGTATCCCCCCGTGAAAGAATGTACAGACCATTGTGGGCACAGAAAGCCTAGAGCCTTGTGACCTCCTCAAGTCGTCTGGAACACAAGGTAGTCATTGATGCGCGCGGCTTGCTTCTCCTCAGACGTGACGTTCCTGTTTCTCTCTGTCTTAAGACTCTCCACACCTGTGCAGGTGGGGCAGGTAAGGTTCGCCAGGTGTGAAACGGTCTAACAAAGGTCCTTTAAGGTTAAATGAGTGCAGTGTTcctttagttttacatgtatttgtatatctgtatatgcatgtacaaaAGTACAACACAATAAGTATGGAATGGTTGCACTGTTATATTTGCATAGTATTTTGAATCTTAACAATTGTATATTTATAACATAATATTGCAGCATTGCAGCAATTATCACTGGAGGCTGATACAGTATACGTTGATACTTGTTTGTATACTACAACTTATGCGATGATTATTCAATATTGCACCCTATAGTACATACAAGACTATACTATCATTCTATAGTGGTAATTGGCACATGCATCTAATACAACATGATGTGACCAGCTTGACTGCTATCATATTGCTGTCGCCTTATCTATGACAGGCGCAACAGTTATGGACTGACTGGAGGTCTGGATATCACAGGAcattaattttttcatcaacATCTTGAAACAAGAATATTCTGTAATATCAAATCATATCTACTGCATAATTTGTTTATATCTTCTGACTTCTCCTCACTTTAACATTTACTTGTATGTAAACTTCCTCTAATACGTTGCTGATAAAGCATTTCATTACAgttgttttaaaatttacttttggacagacaagaaCACTGTGGCACTGCACTTTAAATTAGAAACGTATGTTAACAGTGCCATATACAAAGAACAATAGGCTTTATAaggtagttccatagcctttttgatgCCTTAGGGGCGATTGTTCTCCAATATGTCGAGGGCATGGTATTGGCAGGCGGAGTCCTGTCCTTTTCTTTCCCAACCGAAGTCggatttttacacctgggtggaataAAGAAagtaagtgtctttcccaagggcaaaataTAATATTTGTGGCATGACAAATTTTGAACCCGGGACTACTGGTCTCTGGGTCACATACCCTACAGTTATGCCACACGATCCCACAAGTTACAGTTTGGTTGCAATTTGCGACTCTAGTATGAAGCTGAAGACATCTTTGCTCTGCTGTGAGGTCAGCTCGAACTCGTCTGTCATTTCATCTCTGGGCATGCCCACTAGTCTCTTCCCGTCAACCCCCGCGGCCTTGAACCTCTGTATGGCCTCCTCTTCTATCTCTGCCAGTCGGAGGAACTTGGTGACCTCCCGGGGCGTCATGATCGTCAGGTCGGTAGGAGGTTCCCAGTCGGGatcatcctcatcctcatctTCTTGCCCATCTTCGGTGTCTTCCGTTTTGGTCTCCCCTGTCAGGATCTTCTGCCGCATGGCAAGAATCTGACTGGTGAGGGCTGCTCCAGCGAGGGGAGTGGTAGCCGTAGTTTCCGAGGGGGTGTCGGCTTCTGGGGGGTAGTCACGCACTGGTAGCCCGTCGTTGTCTAACGGGATCATGTAGCCGTACTTGTCTTCCGACTGGGCGGGAGGGGGCGCGGGAGTAGAGGGAGGGTTTGGGTCATAGTCACGCTCCGGGATGTTGATGGGTTTGTCAGGAACAGGAGGTGGGGCCTCCAGAGGGGCAAGTGTCTCTAATTGGAGGGGCGGTAGGGGTGCAGGGTAGTCGGGGGCAGGGGGAGCGACGTCGGGGGTGAGGATGGGGGCCGGGGGAAGAGGGGCGGGGTAGTCCGGCGCTGGTGGGGCGCCCTCGGCTCTGTCAGCGGAACTTTCGACCGTTTCTTGTGGCGCGTCAGGAGGGTCTGTAGACGAGTCCTCGAGAACGATTTCAGCCAGAGTAACGTGCCGGCGAACCTCGGGCTTTTCCTCTGGAGGATTCGATCCTTCGAGGTACTCGTAGATAGAGCCGTCCACCGATACGACGCGACTGCTGCTGTCGGCCGTAGTAACGTCGCCCTCCGCTGACGGTCTCCCAACTTCTTCGGAAGGCGTTTCCTGGTGCAGGGTCGCTTGTACCGTCATGAGCTCCCCGTTACGTGGTGTTTCCCTCAGCAGCACGGAGCCGTTACTAACGTGGCCATTTGCCGGCGGTCCTCGCCAGTTGCCTTCGAGCCAGTCCGCTAAGTTCTGCTTGTACTCTGCGGTGTTTAGTAGCATCGCCTCGGGAGGGACGAGTTGAATTTTCTTGCCGATGACGGGGATTCTGAACGGTTCCGTGTCTATCTCCCCCTCCGGGGACACCAGCCGGGCCTGCACGCTGTGGTCTGTGCCGGTCTCCATCAGTGTCAGAACACCTGGGAACAACAATGCAGGACAACTTTTAAACATAATAACATCACTTCAAACCGTGCTACCTGGAGGCTTCTTGCGGGCGGAGCAAACAGGTAGGCAGGTAAACCACACAGAAAAGCATTCTGTAATACCTCTGACCTTCTTATCACCCCTCATCTAAGCCgaaaatattcatgatgaagGAACTGTccgttgtttttgttgtgcGTCACATTTCTATACGTTATGTAGTTATAGTAATAAGTAGTATCATTGTATAGATTGATGATCTGTTACTgctgccttacattgtaccatgtaaaaatgtcgtgcaataaagtttataAAGTTCTCCTTCATCATAAAGTTCCATTGTGGTTCGATAAAGACCTTGACTGTCTACACTTAAGGAAAATACATGGGTTTACATGGGTTAAGCTaatatattgttttacaaacacacgttgcgcAATTCCCCACAAgtggaattctgcaaaaagtcagctgattactgtaaatgcagaaatgttcgcggtggattaatgttcacggttttcgtagtgaccacttcaccgcgaacttaaatccaccgcgaacatttttctattatggtattagattgcagtctatggtgttaccgcgaacttaaatccaccgcgaaaggtcatttttcccgctaccgcgaaattaaatccccgcgaacttaaatgcatttacagtatgcattCATGGAAACATAATCTATCGGAAAATGACACTACCTTCTCGAGTTGATAAATACCCCTTTACGTATGACTCCTAATAAAGGTGCTATATACCGGTGAAGTTGTCCACAGCAGGAGCCTGCCCCTGCACCAGTTGGACCATGACTGGCAGCCGGTAGTTCTTCACAATCTCTTCAATGTTGTGAACCGTCACGAACTTCCCTGGGAACGAGATGGGAAGCGCCACCCTTTCGTTCTTCTGATTGGCGCAAATCAAACAATCCACCGCCTGTGACAAAGAAAGTTTAAAAACAACTGTCAAGGACTGAACCAGGTGCAGAGTttaagttttagttttagttttaattagttttagttttagttttagttttagttttagttttagttttagttttagttttagttttagttttagttttagttttagttttagttttagttttagtctgATCTCTCAGACGTCCTATATATGGGGAAATGAGTGAATGTTCTCTGAGGCTCTTCCTATCTAAATAATCTCAGTGGGCGTGGCAAACCTGTTATCCAAAGTTTGGAGAAAGATATAAGCAAAGATAATTCTTCTTTTAATCTTGTAATATGATTATAatgatagtttattgcaaattcttgcttGATGTCTAACTGTAGGTAACATGGAACGGGACggacaaatagtgtagaacaatATAGCATGTGTCTACACTAGTCTAAAAGATAACTCTAAATTGTAGGTTTTTTGGGGGGTTCGATTTATTTTTccgagacagtggaagacgaaggatcccaccctttctgtaatgtgtgggttctgtaaTATTAGGAGGAGAGTAGGTT comes from Branchiostoma floridae strain S238N-H82 chromosome 2, Bfl_VNyyK, whole genome shotgun sequence and encodes:
- the LOC118410389 gene encoding uncharacterized protein LOC118410389, producing the protein MELTETTLPSNFLTSFKWSERSIALGVLLENYRLPQVVRVPRDHQVRVGAVQLAGDQHVLLGEARRVRRVVAQAVELRSFLPVGPKLSIPLDFRGRFLLLPLEGWQAGVRHFETVSELTASFPDKVYAKEDIHLDVFDGIVKTPDKKKVAKTFKHPIVQRGDVLTLLAVKKAYRVSKTTKKPKKGSSKAVDCLICANQKNERVALPISFPGKFVTVHNIEEIVKNYRLPVMVQLVQGQAPAVDNFTGVLTLMETGTDHSVQARLVSPEGEIDTEPFRIPVIGKKIQLVPPEAMLLNTAEYKQNLADWLEGNWRGPPANGHVSNGSVLLRETPRNGELMTVQATLHQETPSEEVGRPSAEGDVTTADSSSRVVSVDGSIYEYLEGSNPPEEKPEVRRHVTLAEIVLEDSSTDPPDAPQETVESSADRAEGAPPAPDYPAPLPPAPILTPDVAPPAPDYPAPLPPLQLETLAPLEAPPPVPDKPINIPERDYDPNPPSTPAPPPAQSEDKYGYMIPLDNDGLPVRDYPPEADTPSETTATTPLAGAALTSQILAMRQKILTGETKTEDTEDGQEDEDEDDPDWEPPTDLTIMTPREVTKFLRLAEIEEEAIQRFKAAGVDGKRLVGMPRDEMTDEFELTSQQSKDVFSFILESQIATKL